DNA from Elaeis guineensis isolate ETL-2024a chromosome 2, EG11, whole genome shotgun sequence:
AAATAGATAATTCTTCCGAGGATTCATTACCCAGGCATCCAGACAAAACCCTAAAGCCCTGTTTAGATGCTGGAAGATCTTAGCCGTCCAATATGGTCATCTGACTGGGCATCTCTTTAGAAATTATAGCAAAACAGGAAAGATATTAGGGTGTTAAATGGAGCAATCAATTAATCACTAGTTTTTAATGAATAGGACCTATCACACTTAAACACCCCCCccccaccacaaaaaaaaaaaaaaaaaaaaaaaaaaaaagggcggaCCTATCACTATTTAATATCATTTGACAAAATTCAGTGGTTAATGGGGCAGTCCTTCGTCTTCTTTCTCTTGACAGCTAGTCGTGAGACGTACACGTTGTCATTTGGTGCAGCATCAGCGTGGTCCCACCGCTATTGACAGCGTCGATTGGAAAAGTCTAAGATGCTAGATTGAAAAGTAACATGTGAGCATCGCTCACTAAGGCGGTCATCTGATCTAAAGCCTTCCATGGTGAGCACATGTTtggaaataaaataaataatcaacGTTCTCGACCGCCGGACCCGTCCATAAAAAATGGTCAGTGAGACAAAATTAAGTGGAGATGGCTGTGAGTTGAATTAAATTTCTAGCCCAACGAATCAAGCCATGGTAGTGATTTTCGGCGTGCAAATTAAATAACCGGACCGAACTTTAATTTAACCCTTTGGAGAAGCACATGTGAATGGGAATGGACTTTTTTGCTATGTAGATATCCCTAACGCTAACCAAATGGATCATGGTGTTGTggcaattaattaattattaacaaTTCAGAGATGGATGGATCGTTCGCATGGGTGGGAGGTAGGGGAAGGGAATTACATCAAACATACCCGAAAACCGTTGCCGGCCATGACGATGAAGGAGATGGGGGAGGGCGAGGCCAGAGTCCATTCCCCATCCTTGGCCTGGACCTCCAGGCCATCCTTCTGGAGCTGGCACACTACGCTCATGGTATTCGTGTCCCGGTGAGGCACATACCCCAGCTTCTTCTCCTCCCCCTGCGCCGGACACCGGTACTCGGCAAGCCGGAGCAAATACCAGATGGAATTTGTTAGATCCTCGTAGTACTTGTCCACCCCCAGCCCCTCCATCAGCATCCTCCGCGCCATCCCCTCCAACTCCGCCACCTTCTGCGAGAACGACAGCACCGTCTCACTGCCGCCTCCAAACCACGGCCAGGAACAGAATCTCATCAGTATGTATACAAACGAGAAATTTGTACGGATTGATTAAAAgggtgcgagagagagagagagagagagatcgatcACGGTCAAGTAGTGGAGTACCAGAAGGTGGGGTTTCCAGTCTCGGGCCACAGGAGATTGGCGAAGCTCTGGGTGGCATGCGGGAGCGGCGCGTTTACGATGGCTAGACTCTCGTAGTAGTCGAGCGCGGGAATCTCGCCGAGGTAGCCGTGGAAGGGCTTGTGATGGATGTTGCGGTGCTTGATGTTGATGGGGAGGGCGAAGAGCTCCTTCACGGCATTCCGGAAGAGGGACTCCCGGAGCTCCGGGGTGACCTGGGGGTAGATGGCCTCGAAGCAACCGTGGGACTCCATGGCCTCTATCACCAGGGCTCGAACCGAGTTCCATCTCTCGGTGCCTGCGCTGGCCGGGTCCACGCCGGAGAAGTCGATCTTGGGGAGCTCTCGCGGGTTCTCCGCGCccatcctctccctctctctcctctttctcaggAACTGCGAGACGAGAAAGGGACGAGCTTTGGTGTCCCTCACTTAGCTTTGCACAGTTGCTGGGTAGACATCACCATTACATGTATAGACGCACTATTCCAAGTAGGAAAGGAGACGGCCAAGCCAAGGCACCCGTGGATCGTCACCGTCACGTATCAATCAACATCCGTGGCGTGGAAAAATCATCTGCCGTGGCATGAAGCATGGGGCTCGAGTCAGTCGGCTACTCAGGctgagtgtttttttttttttttttttttgatacaaatgaACAACCACATCTGTATGGTACGAAAACGATCTATACAATCTTAAATACAAAAGATTCTTCAAGATGGTCGGATAAGTCTCACCCTATCTTCAAAATACTCCATCACATGAGTTGCAACCCAATCTGTCATGTTATTCACCTCTCAGTAGACATATCGAACTGACACCGTGGCAGAAAAATAAAGAGCAGTCTAGATGTCACAGATCAGCAGATGGATTTACAGCTGCTTCATATTGTTCCGGATCCGATCAATGACGATAGTAAaatcttcctcaataaaaattatatctatccGTAATTTTTGTCTGGTATAAATAACACCCGTTCAAGCAATATGAAGCTTAGCTCGCGAGACTGAAGGTTCAAAAAAAAGAGTCCCTTCCCCTCTACTAGCAACCTACAATATAGGCTCCGGATGATAAAATCTACACCGTCTCGATCATTTCCGACACTgccatcaaaatttatcttgacaaatctcgaagaagaagattctcaaaaattaaaaataatcctCCGAATTACTACGAAAACAGTATGGGAGtctcaaatattaaaaatattaagagatGGGCCATAATATCAAACTGACTATACTTTGCAGCTAAGTAGGTAGCTCCCTCTGGCATTCGGTTAGCGAGCACCGTCCCTTCTTTGAAGATCAAACTGTTTTTAGAAAACTAGATCTAAGGTTAAGGACGTCCTCCCAAATATGCTCTGACGAACCGCGTTCAAAAAGGTCTCCGGCCAAGGGCCACTGGCTACTCGCCTCCCAAAGCTAGCTGCCCTCCTGCCTCCAAATGAAGCTCATCCTCGGACAATGCAAAATAATGCTCAGGCCAAATCTGCGGCAACATATATAACAGGTGGCCTGCTTTCATGCAAAAAGACAAAACGATCAATACCACCAAAATAGTCTTTATCCAGCTGAATTGAATGATAATGACTGGTGCAGATTCCATTAAAAGTTATCCACCATCACAAGTTGGTTCAGTATTCTATCGTTATTAGTTTTTAAGTTATTCTCTAATCGAATATGAGAGATTGCCATGGTCAATAAAGACATTTTAGTGCGTTGTAGATGCTCAAGAGTTTCTTGAATAATATGATATCTCATTCTGCTTGATTATTCAgacaaatccaaatctaattagcaATGAtttgaagtattttttttattatactattttaaaaatataaagacTCTATCGTAtgaatatataaaatatagaatTTTCAATCCTCGCAGAAGAGAAGAGAAATGAGAGATACCCTAGAGGCTATGTATCCTGATGTGCGAGATGCTAGAAAGGCATTTGTTCTAAACCTCAAGAACACCTAAGCAA
Protein-coding regions in this window:
- the LOC105040605 gene encoding probable 2-oxoglutarate-dependent dioxygenase AOP1; this encodes MGAENPRELPKIDFSGVDPASAGTERWNSVRALVIEAMESHGCFEAIYPQVTPELRESLFRNAVKELFALPINIKHRNIHHKPFHGYLGEIPALDYYESLAIVNAPLPHATQSFANLLWPETGNPTFCETVLSFSQKVAELEGMARRMLMEGLGVDKYYEDLTNSIWYLLRLAEYRCPAQGEEKKLGYVPHRDTNTMSVVCQLQKDGLEVQAKDGEWTLASPSPISFIVMAGNGFRAWTNDRVGAALHRILVGGGVTRYSVVLFSVPKGDFRVEAPPELVDEDHPRLFEPYYDDEFVRFCVSEEGTKTMDTLAAYTELVKARKAEA